Genomic segment of Arachis stenosperma cultivar V10309 chromosome 4, arast.V10309.gnm1.PFL2, whole genome shotgun sequence:
ctagcactacattggctagccatgttgggtacttgacttctctgatgaagccggcttccaggagtgcctgtacttgttcttctactattagggctcgttctaggccgagcttgcgtcttctttgctgtacaggtcgggatcccggataaaccgagagtttgtgggacatgaggtcggggtctatcccaggcatgtctgaggccttccaggcaaagaggtcggagttatctcttaggagcttagtcaatccttgttttagggtttcccctaggttggctcctatatgagtatttttcccttcctctttaccgatccgtatctcctcggtttttcctcccggttgtggtcgcagctcttctctggcccttgCGCCACCGAGCTCTATCGTGTGAACTTctctgccctttcctctcaaatttaggctttcattgtagcatttccttgccaacttttgatctccccttaccgttgctattcccgctgaggtcgggaatttcatgcagaggtggggagtggataccactgctccgagtcgattgagggtagctctgccgattaaagcattatgtgctgaccccacatcaatgactatgaagtctatactcagagtctttgatttttccccttttccaaaagtggtgtgaaggggcaaaaatcctagtgattttattggcgtgtcccctaatccgtatagggtgtcggggtaggctcttaattctttctcatccaaccctagtttatcaaaagcgggcttaaaaaggatgtccgctgagcttccttggtctactagggttctgtggagatgggcattggctaggatcatagttattaccactggatcatcgtgtccagggattattccttgcccatcttctttagtgaatgaAATGTTAGGGAGGTCGGATGACTCTTCTccgacctggtagactcttttgagatgtcttttccgagaggatttggtgagtcctcctcccgcgaaccctcctgagatcatatggatatgtctctctggagtctgcggcggtgggtctcttctatccatatcgtctcgctttctctttccatgaccgtccgacctttttatgagatatctatcaagccgaccttctctagccagcttttctatcacatttttaaggtcgtaacagtcgttcgtggagtgaccatatattttatggtactcacagtaatcgctgcggctccccccttttttatttttaatgggtctagggggtggcagtctttcagtgttgcaaatttctctgtatacatccactattgaaacttttagaggagtataagagtggtaCTTCCTTGGTCtgtcgagaccgagttcttccttcttcttgggcTCCCTCTCCCTTtcttttgttgagggagggTGCCCAGGTCGCCAGCTTAGGTCTCTCAGCTTggcattttcctccatgttgatgtacttttcagctctttcctgtacatcacttagagaaacggggtgtcttttagatatggactgtgagaagggaccttctctgagtccattgactaaccccattatgactgcctctgtgggcaggtcttgaatctctaaacatgctttattgaacctttccatataggctcgtaaagattctccgacctcctgttttattcccaggaggctgggtgcatgtttcactttatctttctggatagagaacctcatcaagaacttccttgagaggtcttcgaagctagtaaccgacctcggggggaggctatcgaaccacttcatcgctgctttcgataaagtggtcgggaaggctttgcatcgcgtagcgtcggaagcatcagctaagtacatccgacttttgaagttgcttagGTGATGCTTTGGGTCCGTggttccgtcatagaggtccatatcagggcttttgaagttcctcggaacttttgccctcattatgtcctcgctgaaaggatcctccCCACCTAAGGGTGGCTCTTCTTGTTCGTCGCGGGAGTTGCGacctttgagggaggattctaactttaagagttttctttctaactcttttcgtcgttccatctcctctttcaggctcttttcagtttccttttgtcGCTCCTGCTCTTGTTCTAACTATTCCAGGCGgctgtggactaatcccatgagttcagttacATGGGGTGGTCCTTCTTTTTCGGACTCACGCCCTTCTGAGGAGTTTACCTTCGGGTTCTTTACTCCGGAGGTGCCTTCTCTGTGCTGATTATCAATTTCCTGGTGGAGGGTGAAGTCCACATCGTTATTACCTGTGTCCAGATTttcttgctcagaatctgtctccacatgaccttcttcgtgggatctatccgccatcgatggatgatctctcgggtccctggcaacggcgccaatgttacggtgggtaaccggagattaataagatggatgGCGTTGGTTGGCCCAAACGTGTGAAGGAGGAGGTTTCCGAATGGATCTGCAAtttcgggaggctccgtccgacttgctTGTGCCAGGAgaggggggtggtacctgcaaagacactccgatgcctaagttagcaagggtgtgagcaggtctagagagtattgggcttaaaGATACCTGAGGGGaatcagtgtatttatagtggtgagccaataaccaccgttggagtagtgccatatttttagggtgttaaccgtcccattatcttagggaggttaagatatggcgcGATGAAgtagttagagagattttaggggcagttactcatttgaatgagtgtttatctgccagctattcTCCGTTCCGACTTCTCCAGACCAAGTCGgggttgacaccgacttcttagtaTGAAGGTCGGTGCTCAGCAAGGCTCAATCCTCTGTACTAGGCCTTtcatttggacctgggcctttattattgggccagggtatgaacacacCTCAAAATAAATgtcaataattaaaatataagctttattcatttatatagaattatttaagtataaaatttaatagattagtattttttttgtatgaGAGTCCTATTAAGTAATACATATGTGATTAGTTTTCCAATTTATTCgatcaaaaataaaatccttactttagaaaaaaaataatttcaatattttttaatcaagCGAGAATATCAATTTGAGATAGAGCAAAGGTCTGGTTTTGAATTTggacgaaagaaaagaagagaaaaaaaataccaaTTATTAATCTCAAAAAATGGGGGAAGAAAAACATTTTTCCAGGTAGTATatattaaattgaatttaaaactAACGGGCGGCGTCACAAACTCACCGAGTTGAAGAAGCGACAAAAACCGCTGAAAGGGGAACCCCGCCCCACGCGACGGAGATTTTTCCCCGAAAACTCAATTTCCCAAGCAGAAGATGGCGAAAGAAATTGAATCTCTGACAGAAGACGAAAGACGCGCACTTCGCGGAAGCAAATTCGCCCCTCTCCCTTCTCTTCCTCGCTCCAGTTCCCACTCCCAACCCAGGTTCTTCTCTTTTTTAGGGTTCATATTCAAAATTCAACACTTAAAATTAATCCATATTCTCTTCAAGTTTCGATATCATTGAATCAATTTTATTTGGTCTTATGCGAAAATTCTTTGATTCCGTTTATAGGTTGGCACATCCCGGTGGACCATTGGCGACTAATAAAGCTGCGGCATTGGCGAAGTTTCTGGAGCGGAAGCTGAAGGAGCCTAATGGATTGGCTTCCATGAACCCTGATTTGCTTGAACTTGCTGTCAATAACGCCAAAAGGACCGTCTATGCAAGTAACAATAAGTCAATAACACTTACAATGCAActcattttccttttattttctgcctgtaatttattttggtttatgaaaatttctttcccattttttttatatcaaaaccGCCCTATGAAAACGTCCTTTTGGTCTCATTGGTGTTTTTATGGACATGAAAACCTGCATCTGTCAGTAGTTCCGCTTTAATTTCATTGCTGCAATTATTTGCCTACAAATGCGTGGTTTTACTTTGTGATTATTGTAGGCGTTTTACTTGCTTGACATGGtaaatttatatgatttatCTATTGCCATTAGTAGTTGCTTATAATTATATGGTTTCCTTTTAGTTGGTTTATGATTCACAATTCATATTGCTGGTTTTTTATGGTTGTTAGTAATATACTGATACTAATATGGGTGCGTCTTATGTTAACCTGGTATCAAAAGCTCCAGGTTAATCCTAGCCACTCTCAGTGACACTTAGTTTCTCcctcatgatttttttttttaattgaaaacaTAAGACTCCCACTACCTCTTCCCCAAGCCTTCACCATTGTCCAATCGACCtcttgtttttttaatttttagaagaAGAACCTGATGTTGAGGAATTCAATGAAAATTCAAATCTCAAATTGTTCCACACAACTCCCTTGTCAAACCACGTGCTAGTTGCGTCAACCATCAACTTTAGCATCCTTGTCATAGTCACGTAGGTGGAAGCCGTGGTCCTCTCATAAGCCAGCGGCATCAAACGTCTTGAAAAGAGGTGTTGCAGGATTGGTTAGTAGTTGAGAAGGAAGTGAAAGAAGTGGGGATGCTGGAAAAGCGAAATGTTCTGAGCATGAGAGTAAAATGGTGTTggaaaactaattttttatccCAACAATTGATTGTGAATGAATGGCTCAAATTGGTGCAATTGACTGTTAGTTTTTTCCAGCAACGGGGAGGATCTACTCCCCTGTGCATTAGTGCGCCTGAAGTTGTCTTTGCAGAGGGCGGCACAAGGATCCTCACAATGTCCGAGGGGCTTTGAGGGGAGGAGCCAATGGGTGATCACATGCTAATTATATCCTGTGGGACATGACCAATACTTTCACTTTACTGCAATAGGGGAAGTTACTAGTTACCATGATTTCTTTAAGTGTCTATATTAATATTCAGGAAATCTTTTGTAATCTTGTACTATATTCAGCAGCATATCTGTGTATCCCTGAGCTTACCACTTCACAGTTTGTAACTTATGTGCATCTTCTCTTATGTCTCTATTTTCGCttattaagttttaaaaatGCAAAACACTAGCTTTGTGTTGGACACTGCATTAAAGTGAATTTGCATGATACTCATAAGTTGTGATCTTTAATGAACCTTTTCATCTTCAGGTGGTACTTCTAATCCCGAAAGAATTGTTCGACATGTGGACTCCTTTGGTGACTCTGATTCAAAGGTTCTTGATTCTTCATTACCATTCATAGTTCTGGATGTCTGTTAATATATCTCCCTCAGCCTTCTATACACATTCATGTCTAATATGGACAGGATTCTAGTGATGAAGAACAGAATGAGATTTCCAAGGTAAAGGAACacaagaagatgaagaagaagacgaagaagaaagacaaacagaaaaagaaaaagaaaaaacgaaAGGTCATTTACTActtattgttattttgttgtTTGCATCGGATTTGTTAAAATCAGTAACAAGGTTTGTTGTTCTGCAGGGTGCTGAGGACCCTGGATGTGCTGTGGTGAAAAAGCCAAAACAGAAGTTTAAATTCTGATTAGTTTTTTCTGCTAGATTTTTATAATAacaaggagtgaagagaaatTGTTTCATAGGAAGAAGACAGAAAAGAGGAAAGGGTGGGGGGGGCTCTTCTCTTTTCCTGTTTCGAAGTAAGAAAATTTATTATTCAGGAGGATTTGTAACATCAAGTTGTTAGCAAGACTTGCCGACTTCGTGAAAGAATGTGTAAACACAGATACGTTACAAATTTGTagaatttcaaaattttccCTCGTAATATAGATAAATTACAAAAAGAGAACTCTAACTACTTTGctttcttattaaaattttcttgATTAAGCATTTTAGTTACAGAACTCCTAATTAAAATAGTAGTGACTAAGGTGATGGTTTTTTGGCGGGCTCAAGTTTTAAGCCCGACTTATATTTTTTAGCAGGTTAAAGGATTCGGCCTAGTGATTTTTGTTCTGTTTGTCACCCCTAATTTTTtcatcccccccccccccccaccaATTACCTACATCCATGTATGATAAATAATATAAGAATTACAGCGGTTcaagtccaaaaaaaaaaaaaattacagcGGTTTAAAGTTAACAAAGATTGAGTTTCCTCCATAATATATATTACCGGGAATAATTAAATTGGATTAGTTAAATGGTTAACTCACTTATCCACTTAAATAAGTGTCGAGGATTCGAATTCTTAGTTGTGCATATTGCAACTCAATGGGCAGAAATAAAACCTTAAATAGATCTCAAATTTATGATGCTTTAGTACTCTGTCTGTCCGGCTAAAAGATACTATAGGaaccaaaaaatatatattactagaaataaaaatgctatttatatactaaaattagccaATAAAATTAGCCaccaatatatttgtgtataaatacatgtatgatttaatttgttttcaatgtatatttatattccaacatgtattttatactaatgGTTGATTTTAGTATACACTTAGCATAACTCTACCAAGAATTATATTGTGCCACCGTGTTTACCAAAATTTAAGATTAATAAGTTATTCGCAGGCCGCAACTTTGTGGTTTCTAACGATGAGAACCAATttgtattattaatttattatatattatttattaacaaGGATGTA
This window contains:
- the LOC130973700 gene encoding uncharacterized protein LOC130973700; this encodes MAKEIESLTEDERRALRGSKFAPLPSLPRSSSHSQPRLAHPGGPLATNKAAALAKFLERKLKEPNGLASMNPDLLELAVNNAKRTVYASGTSNPERIVRHVDSFGDSDSKDSSDEEQNEISKVKEHKKMKKKTKKKDKQKKKKKKRKGAEDPGCAVVKKPKQKFKF